The Lolium perenne isolate Kyuss_39 chromosome 6, Kyuss_2.0, whole genome shotgun sequence genome segment GGAGGAACACGAGAGCAGCACGTACTACGTGCGTGCGATCCGGTAGTATCGCTAGACTAAGTCGGTTAAGTACCTCCATATATAACGTTACATGGACCGATGGACGTGACAGAATAATACAAGTGTTCAACACGGGAAGCCGATCGAGGGCGTCGTCGAGATGGACGACAAGCCTGCGATCCGGCCGAGATCCAAGCGCCGCCTTGAGCTTTCCTGTCCCGACGAGGCGGTGGCACCTCCGCCGGAACGCCGGAGGACTAGGCGCACCAATGGCACGGTTCGTCCGCGCGAGCGCGAGGCCCCCGCTCCCGCCTCGAGGGTTGCGCGATCTCCTTCTCCACCTTACGGCAAACGGGACTCGGAGGATGCAGCCGCGGCGCCGCCTCCTGCacaccgcgccgccgccgaggCCCCGGATCCTCCGCCCAAGCGCGACACCGCGTACGTCCGCACCGCGTACGTGCTCCGCAACCGCCACGTCCCCGATACCAGCGGCCGCGAGCCCTACATCCCCGCGCGCCACGAGAAGCGGTATACTCCATAATCTTTCTCATGTGTGCTGCAAGCTTTTCATCTGATTGATGAATACCGAGTCTATTCCATCGAATCCAATCGTCGCCGATTAATAATTATCGCCGCGGTTTTGCGTCGCTTCAGTAGCTTCCGGCTTCCATGTCTGAATTTTGGTCAGATTGATCTTGATTACTATGACGCAAAGTATATATAGATAAAAGACAACATCTATCACCAGCATATTGATGATACAGTATAGCACTCTATCTGTGCTTATAAAAActgcagtttttttttttgtttctgcaTACATCCACACGGTTAGAACATTTTCCTTAAAACTGCAACAAGGGGAAACTCAATTGAGGGAACCAAATCTGGTTGATTTCTATGGTATTTACTCCTTGAATCCCGGTTTGATTTGATCCTAACCCCTCTTCTCATAGGCTTACCATGGAGCTCTTGCATTCCTCTAGTTTTATTTTCATATCTCCATATTTCATCGTGGGGTTTAATTTAATGTGCTTGATATCTTATGTTTATATGACACAATTTAATGTCCTCAGCGTCTTCTCTTCAGTGCTTCTGTTAAGAAATATATGAGGCACAGTCTCTCACTAGTAACAGTAGCTGAGGTCCAAAATTGTTATCTGATGCAACTTATCACCTTTTGAGTTTCGATCTTTCAAAGGACCAAAACAAATATTTCATTCTATCAGCTTCTCTTCAGTGTGACAATAGCATTAAGTATTATTTCTGAATTGTTTGATGGACATGCGTAATCAAGAAATGTGCATTATGTTGACAATAGCATTGAATATTAATTCTGCTCTTCCAGGGACGAACTTAAGCATGATCGGCCATGCTCTTCCAGGAAAAAAACTTAAGCGAGAGGAGCCTTGGGGGCCCCAGCATGTGCACGTATGGCTTTGGAACACTACAACAGCATGAATCAGGTTTTGATCTACTTAAATTTGTATATAGTTCATAGTGCCGCTTAGTGGATGGGTAGTCATTCAGCATCTATATCACCAGATCTGGACGATTTTTCAGATTTACCTTTCTTTACATGGCTCAAAAGTTAATGTGCCGGTCTCAGCTGCAGAAAATGAGTCACGTCTGAACAAACTAGATAGTTCTGAATTGTACAATATCATTAAGCTTGAGACATAGCTTCTTTCTCCCACACGTGGTATTTCATTGCATGTCTGGACAAGTTCTGAAATTTCAACCGGATGGTAATGTTATTTTAGCTATGAGAACATCAGAGGAAGCCTGCACTGAGATGATATCAAAACGATAGCATCAGTAGTCGTAATAATCTATATGTAGTAGATGATTCCAACTTTAGTCTTTACACTGGATACTGTTGTTGTTAGTAGGACCAAGCTGCAAATTCCCACAGCCAAGGTCGTGTTAGATTTAGGCTTATTTGTTGAAAAGTGGCACGGCGACAGAGCTCATTTGATTTGAAAAGGTATGTGGGCATGCAAGCAGATATACCCACAAAGGAGAATGATATAGTTTCTAAGTTTACAGATTACATAGTGTGAAATGAGGCATTCCACGGGCTAAATTTGATAGTTCATAGTGAAATTCCAACTTTCTAACTCTATCCTGCTTATTAATTCATATATGCATATTTGGACCGCCTGTTGATATTTGTTAGTTTTGTAGGGGGAGGAGCATGAGCTGGTTAAAGCAGTGGGCGTCCATTCCTTTATCTGGTGTGGTGGGTGGTTGCATGCAAATTTCCTTGCTAGGCCTAAAGGTGCCAGCACCTGTGTTGATCTTGCTCCCAAGTACTTCTTTGCTGAGCtggaactttttttttttttttgaccgggTCTACGGCGGGCTTACGCCAGCCTGAACATTGATCAAGAACAACAAGAGTACATGGGATCCTTACAATATTTTAGAGGGAAGCGAGAGAGAGGGGGGGAGGAGAGCTTCAAGGGGGTTCGAACCCATTACACCAATTATTAAGAGTGAGGGAGGGGGAGGAGGTAGTACAGCGATGCGCCCACAACCTAATATCCTCAATGCACCTATGGGAGACAAGACTTAGGTCTTCATTCACGCCATTGAAAGTCTTGGCGTTTCTTCTCTTCCAGATATTCCAGGTGATGGCGGCGACGATTGTAGTCTCTTCAAAAGTCCTACACCGCATGGTCCGGAGGTCAGCGAGATTGGAGGGCCTCCCCGCGCTGAAGTCTGGAAAGAAGAAGGTCCAAACTTCCCAGGCGCTGAGCTGGAACTTAATGCATTTGGTCTGCATTGTGCTTCATGTGTCAAGATTGATTCCGGTTTGTTCATTAACTGAAGCTTTTCACTTGTAGTAGACGATTTCATTTTTTTGGGGGAGGGGGGCTCCTGCTGATTCATGTCTTCACACTTGCAGTTGAATCAAAGAACTTTGGTGCATGTGGAGTGTGCCCAGAAAAAATCATTCATCCTTTTGCTGGTGTATATCATGGTGCCCAGTCTCAACATATTCAGCCGAATGTGGAGGGGATGTCTACTGATGGAGATCAATCCATGTCAAGGGCCATGTCCATGGACCCAATCACCAGAAAGGGAGACAGCCTGTGGCTTGTGTTAGATGTATAAGTGTCAACTTCCATCACATACACACGAATTCGGTGGAGACTGCAGGTAGAAGAACTAGGAGGCTCAATACAATTGAACCATCTCGATCTAAAGCCTTCACATTATGCCGCAACACTTCTCATACCTTTAAACCGGTTTCTACTTTACCCCACACTGTTTTTCGATATTTCCTCAAAATAACCATTATTAGGTCACCATATGCTTCGAGAAAAAAAATGGATCAAGTTTTTCTCGAAGTACTAGTGGCCTAATAAACCGTTTTTTCTCGAAGTAGTTGTGGCCTAATAaatcggtatggagggagtactcCCTATATTTACAATTACCTCGCATTTGGATTTAGTCAAAATAAAAATTTCTAAAGTTTGACCGAAATCCATAATAAGTGTTttggttttagttcaaatttaactaaaaataaattaaaatcaTGACCATTATTATGGATTGGAGAGTATTGTATTACAATGGTTATTAAGTACATTTTCATATTTTACGTATTTCTTATAGTGAATGTTCATATTTTCACTCCCTCTGTTAGACAAAGTTAAGACATGTTTCATGGAAGGATAGACTATTATATTTTTGTTAAACTTACAATTTTAACTTTAAGTAAACCTAGAATATTTTTAGATCAACAGGGATCACTCCCTGGCTTCATTTCATAGAAAATAAGCCAAATTTTACAGAAGTTCAAAGTTGCTAAAAAGGAAAACCGAAATTACCAAACTAATCTGCCTGTTTTTCAAAGATCACCGGAGAAATAGCTACCATCCCAGCTGTTCCCGAAATACCAGCAACCCCGAAACAGCAGCAGTATCAAAGGTTTAAACGAAACTAAGTACAAGTTTACTTAAAACTACAACTCAAAGTGCCCAAAACATGAAAGAACGGGACATCCTTCAGCTTCCCATCTGAATTCTCCTTCACGGACGACTCTCGGGAGGCACCGTTTCTTTTTTGCGCCTCTTCCTGAAGATTACATCACCACATGGATGTTGTGTGAATCACCAGGGTTGTCCAAGAGGTTTGCCCTTCCTTCATAGCTCGAGTTCCAGGAGGATATCCAGTCAAAGGTGGGGCATCTCACCCCACATGGAGGCAGAGTGGAGCTTTCAAATCGGATAGCAGCAGGTCCATGAATTGAGCCTCTTTTTTCCATTTTCTAGTATCTTGAAAGGTTTTTTCCAATTCCGAAGAAGAAAGTAAACCAGGCGCTAAACCTGTTTCAAATTGATCCAAGTAACCTTGTTAAACACAAGACTATTTCTAATAAGATTATCTCTAATAAGATTGGATAGCAGCAGGTTCATAGGTTTTGGGATTCCTCTAGCTCTAATAAGATTATCTCTAGTCATAATCTTTTTGAAATACACAGAGAGGTTAGTGGCTTCAACCTCACACAAAGAGGGATAGAGGCAGTTCTGGGAGAAGAGCCAGAGAAAAACTTAAACCCTAAGTGGAATGAATCTTAAGTTTCAAAATAGCAGGAAGATAAACCTAGTAGAATATTTAGGTAAATAAAAACGAACTCTAGTTTAGTCAGGTAAAAGGTACGGCTGCACCGTCGCAGCCAGGCAGCCGTCGTCTTCGTCCCGGAAGGCGTCGAGATGACGGGCCTCCATGGCAAGCGCGCCACCAGGGGATCCCGGAGATCCACACCCCTCGGGCGGTCCATGACCGAGGCGGCGCCTCCTCCGGCACGCCGAACCAAGCGCCGGCTCCTTTGCGGCGAACGGGATCCGGAGGACGTGGCCCCGGCGCCTCCTCCTCCCAAGCGCTCGCGCTCCCTTCCAGCTTACAGCGATCAGGGCCCGACGGATGTGAGCGTGGCCCCTCCTCCGGCGCCCCGCGCCAAGGCCCCGGCTCCTCCGCCCAAGCGTGATGAGAGCTCCATTCGCGCCGGTTGGCCGCCTACCACCGCGTACGTGCTCCGCAGCCGCCGCGTCCCTGCGCGCTACGAGGAACGGTATCTCTCTTACTATTTCTCCAGCCCCGCAACGCAATCAGTTCCTTACTTTATCTCCCTGCAGGGACGGAGCTATATGTACGGTAGTGGTGTACTGGTGTCAGCTGACACCAATGGAATGTGAAAAATCATTCACTAATTTTGCACTAATTATTGTTTATCCGTAAGAATGACACCAGTGATACAAAGGCTGACACCATTAGATTTGTTTTCTAGCTTCGTCCCTGTCTCCCTGTAATGTGTGCCTGACTGCTTTGTGCTTTGTACTTGATCGATGAATACTCAAGTGATTTATTTTTCTGGAAGAAGATACTGACTTGATTCAGTTCGAGTAGCATCTGTCTTCCTTGTGTGAATTTGGGGCAGAGCGATTTTACTGCCATGCTGACCAAATGATCAAACTTATCACCTTTTAAGTTTTGATCTTTGAAACGCCGAATACTCCTACTCCCTTCTATCAGCCTCTCTTCAATGTGATGGATTCAGTATTATTTCTTAAATTGTTTGATGAGCATGTGAAATCAAGAAATGTGCATGATGTTGGCATCTCTGCTCTTCCAGGGAGGAACTTAAGTATGATCGATCATGCTCTTCCAGGACAAAAGCTAAGCAAGATGAGCTTTGGGAGGCTCCAGCATGTGCACGTGTGGCTTTGGAACAATACAACAGCATGAATCAGGTTTTCATCTACTTAAATTTCTAAATAGTGCATAGTGCCATTCAGCATCTATATCATCACATGTGGATGATTTTTCAGATTTACCTTTCTTTACTACTACTATATGCTTAGAAGTTAATGTGCCGATGTCTTTTGCTGGAAATGAGTCACATCTGAGCAAACTAGATCATTGTGAATCGTACAATCTCGTTAAGCTCAAGACGTAAATTCTTTCTCACGTAGGTGGCACTTTATCGCATGTATAGGCATGTTCTGAAATTTCAGCCAATGGTACTTAAAATGTTATTTTAGTTTCGAGAACAGCAGAGGAAGGCTGCACTGAAATTATATCTTAATGATACCATCGGTAGTAGTAATAATCTAACTTGTATCCTGCTTATTAATTAATATATCCATCTTTGTACCGCCGTCTTATGGTTGTTAGTTTTGTAGGGGGATGAGCATGAGCTGGTTAAAGCAGTGGACGTTCATTCCTTTGTCTGCTGTGGTATGTGGTTGCATGCAAATTTCCTTGCTCGGCGTAAAGGTGCCAAGAACTGTGTTgatcttgttcccaaatacttctTTGCGGAGCTGAATCTTGATGGATTTGGTCTGCTGTGTGCTTCATGTGTTAAGATTGATTCAGGTGTGTTGAATTATAGAAGTTTTACTAGTAGTATTTGTTGATAATCTAAAAAAAAAAAGTAGTATTTGTTGATAATATTCGAGGGTTTATGGTGCTTATGTTTGTGTCTTTACACTTGCAGTTGAATCAAAGAACCTTGGTGGCTGTGGAGAGTGCCCAGGAAAAatcaggcaccctgctgatggaacTTATCTTGGTGCCCAGGCTTGCCGTGAACCTGCTGCTGGTGGTGGTCTAGAAGTTGCGTTTAGCTTTTGAGTGCATTTTTTCCAGTTATGAACCATAGATAAGTGATCCTACTCAAATTGGACCCAGTGCTCAGGTAGTTCGCAAAAATATTGAATGGTGATGTCGCAAGCCGGTGGTTTCAGCGTTAGCAAATTCTGTCGCACGCCTCCTAACTTATTTTGTTTCTCATGGCAGCTGGCCATCATATGGAAGCGTCTGGTTTAAAAACCCTTGGGCTGTGGGGCTTTCCGCAAGATCTCTTGGTTTACAATGTGGGGATGGATGTCATTATCTTTGCGGCAATCGTGTTCTTTTCATGGTTTCCTTTCAAATCCAATTTCCAGCCGCGCATTCAATTCAACCAGGGTGCTTAGCCATTGTCTCGAGATCTCCCTCATTCTGGCAGGAAACAAGGGGAAACACGAGTCATGGAATGCCCCTGGCTCGTGTGTTTCGTTGTACATTCTTCGAGTTAACTAGGGACGCTATGTACATAATTTTTGTGGTTACTTGGAACACTAATCATGCATGGACGAAGAGCTAATCCCAGCTTAGACATGTCAATATTCGCATCTTGCTTGCAGTTTTGAGTAACAGGATATGTAATCTGGACCTAGTTGCCTAGTTGGAGTAATTATTGCTAAAACAGATCTCCCTAGATAGCTATTCTCACAGGGTGGTCACTGACCAGTAACATTTGTCTAAACTTTCGTAGACGATTTCCATCTTTATTAACAGTTTTACATACAATTTCCCTCACCTTTACTCTCACCACTAAAATCTGCCTACATGAGCCATCGTTAGTGTTGGGCAGTCTGCAGCCCTCCAGATGCAGATGGTCCGTCAGAGTTGTCAAGCTCGAAGAATCCCTGCAGTTACGAGTATTTATTCATTAACAGAGTAGACAAAGATACTCAACCGGCAGCTTTGTGAGTATCATAGGCAGAGTAGGAAGGATGTTGAACATGTTGTCCACCATTTTAACTTACAAGGCTTGGAAGATTTCTGGATTTAGGAATTTTAACAGGGGACAGTGCTTTTAAGACGGAACCCCAAAGATGAATATCTCTAGGTATGCCTGTAAATCCCTCAAATAAAGGTATGCTTGTAAATCCTCTAAAAAAGAATCTGTAAAACTGTAAAACCCCTAAAAAATTGTATGCCTGCAAAACCTCTAAACCAAGCAGCAACGAACTTCCCAAGCAATATGCACCCCAATTTCTCTAATATGAGGTTGGCAAAGAAGCAAGGTGCATTATatcttcaaaaaaaaattgaacacACAACTTAAAGCACTTCACAACATCAGCCAATAGAGGCATACAGCTCTCACGAAACGTTGGTTTACACAGACTCGGCATTCTAAACAGTCTTCGGAAGATGTATATGATGCCTCATCAGCAAAAAGATCCACGAAGACAAGTGTAGCGAGTGTCATTTACAACTTCTGTTAGTTGATTCCAACTCACAAACAAGATGATGCAATTATCTAGCCCTATCTATTTCTCTAGCCCTATCTCACTTCTCGTACTGCCCAAAGTACCTGCCTGAGATGGACATGAGTATGTTCAGCATTACAACTTCATCATCCATATCTGTCTTGTCCGCGAGGATGGTTGCGCACTTGCGCAAAAGCGACCTCAGCGAGGCACATGTCTCTGCGTCCAAGGGTGGCTGAACAGCAACACACAGTGCAAACAGCCACAGGCAGTCATTCCTTGATAGTGTATCAAAGCTTTGGATCATATCAGTGTAGTTTCGCAGTGTTGTAGCCCTTGAAACTGCGTCCATGTTGCGAATCATCGTCAGTGTCGGGTCAATCTGCATCTCGGGGCTGCTACCAGGTTTTAAAGAGTTCTTTGGCGCTCCCGATACAGATGGTCCGTCGGAGCTGTCAAGCTCTGAGAAAGTCTGCAGAGAAGAGTATGCATGCGTCATTACAGCAGACATGATTATCAACAGGCAGATAATGGCAAAAGAGATTATCACGAAAAGTTACTCTAATTGCACTGACTTCAAGCTAAAGTCTTCCAAAAGACGCTCAACACACTATTGTGC includes the following:
- the LOC127305435 gene encoding uncharacterized protein — translated: MTGLHGKRATRGSRRSTPLGRSMTEAAPPPARRTKRRLLCGERDPEDVAPAPPPPKRSRSLPAYSDQGPTDVSVAPPPAPRAKAPAPPPKRDESSIRAGWPPTTAYVLRSRRVPARYEEREELKYDRSCSSRTKAKQDELWEAPACARVALEQYNSMNQGDEHELVKAVDVHSFVCCGMWLHANFLARRKGAKNCVDLVPKYFFAELNLDGFGLLCASCVKIDSVESKNLGGCGECPGKIRHPADGTYLGAQACREPAAGGGLEVAFSF
- the LOC127305436 gene encoding uncharacterized protein, whose protein sequence is MDDKPAIRPRSKRRLELSCPDEAVAPPPERRRTRRTNGTVRPREREAPAPASRVARSPSPPYGKRDSEDAAAAPPPAHRAAAEAPDPPPKRDTAYVRTAYVLRNRHVPDTSGREPYIPARHEKRDELKHDRPCSSRKKT